The proteins below are encoded in one region of Nyctibius grandis isolate bNycGra1 chromosome 7, bNycGra1.pri, whole genome shotgun sequence:
- the XCR1 gene encoding chemokine XC receptor 1: MDEEHYPPDSDFNYSYEYFLNESNVCEMGNYFVFYTHLTTVLYTLAFLLSLLGNTLVLWILFKYENLTSLTNVFIMNLCVSDLVFSCMLPFWAVDQSFGWIFGEFLCKAVNAVFSIGYYSGVFFLTLMTILRYLSVVNPLSTLRSQTQRCGFLVSFVVWTGSILIVVPEVIHTTVQENLEGDKTCDYADWKWKKVDIYQRNVLFLLSFGVIIFCYLKILIILLRTRSRRKHRTVKLIFIIVVAFFLSWAPYNILSFLLTFPSPTCQYEKDTNLAFHISRKIAFFHCCLNPVLYVFVGVKFKRHLLHLCSQYLPCGNGQVSSPRICFQGKFHYEDASIY; the protein is encoded by the coding sequence ATGGATGAAGAACATTATCCACCTGATTCAGATTTTAATTACTCATAtgaatactttttaaatgaaagcaatgTCTGCGAAATGGGtaactattttgttttttacaccCATCTCACTACTGTCCTCTACACTCTGGCATTTTTGCTCAGCCTGCTAGGAAACACTCTAGTGTTATGGATCCTATTCAAATATGAAAACCTTACGTCTTTAACAAACGTCTTCATCATGAATCTCTGTGTCTCTGATTTAGTCTTCTCCTGCATGCTGCCTTTCTGGGCAGTGGACCAGTCCTTTGGGTGGATTTTTGGTGAGTTCCTTTGCAAAGCAGTGAACGCTGTTTTCTCCATCGGCTACTACAGcggtgttttctttttgactcTCATGACTATCCTGCGGTACTTGTCTGTAGTGAATCCTCTCTCGACTTTGAGATCCCAGACACAGCGCTGTGGTTTTCTGGTGAGCTTTGTTGTTTGGACCGGTAGCATATTAATTGTGGTTCCTGAGGTGATTCACACCACAGTGCAAGAAAACTTGGAAGGGGACAAGACCTGTGATTATGCTgactggaaatggaaaaaggtGGACATTTATCAGAGAAACGTACTCTTCCTGTTGTCCTTTGGGGTTATCATATTCTGTTACCTCAAGATACTGATAATCCTGCTCAGAACAAGATCTCGCCGAAAGCACAGAACTGTGAAACTCATCTTTATTATTGTGGTGGCTTTTTTCCTGAGCTGGGCACCTTACAACATCCTCAGCTTTCTGCTTACTTTTCCATCGCCTACCTGTCAGTACGAAAAAGACACCAACCTTGCCTTTCACATCAGCCGTAAAATTGCTTTCTTCCACTGCTGCCTCAACCCTGTGCTCTATGTTTTTGTTGGAGTCAAGTTCAAGAGGCATTTGTTACATTTATGCAGTCAATATTTACCCTGTGGCAATGGTCAAGTCTCCAGCCCCAGGATCTGCTTTCAAGGCAAATTCCACTATGAAGATGCGTCCATCTACTGA